From a single Bacillus sp. NEB1478 genomic region:
- a CDS encoding ABC transporter substrate-binding protein, protein MKFKRTASLILTASLAASALAGCSKGDSKSADGKTTIEFWAAPNPTQQVYWKEMAKEFEKKNPKIDVKVSPIKESPTSEASIQSAIAGKSAPTMSENINRGFAAQLAESKALVPLNEIEGWDKLIEKRNMTDTIKTWKFSDDNQYVMPIYSNPMLFGWRIDVLKELGVNEPPKTYSEVIDVTKKLKAKYPDKYLWAKGDLADPTAWKRWFDFFMLYDAASGGNNFIEGDKFVAKDKAGVEVLKFMDDIRKEDGLLTKQATDPFESALGIFTDLGPWTFSYWEEKFPEMEYNKNFALSLPPVPDGQRTKNVSTFADTKGIAVYASATEEERKAAMKFMNFVYSNPENDLKWLETTKLPPARDDLSSNESFKAFFEKNPELKPYAEAVPNAIPAIDNAKFNELQTHIGRLAVNPVVKGEVDPEKGWKEMKKAIKEELKK, encoded by the coding sequence ATGAAATTTAAAAGAACCGCGTCTCTGATTTTAACCGCTTCACTTGCAGCCTCAGCACTTGCTGGCTGTTCAAAAGGGGACAGTAAATCAGCTGACGGTAAAACGACGATTGAATTCTGGGCTGCTCCAAACCCGACGCAGCAAGTGTATTGGAAAGAGATGGCGAAGGAATTTGAAAAGAAAAACCCGAAAATCGACGTTAAAGTAAGTCCTATTAAAGAGAGTCCGACTTCTGAAGCGAGCATCCAATCGGCGATTGCCGGCAAGAGTGCACCGACGATGTCTGAAAACATCAACCGTGGTTTTGCTGCACAGCTAGCTGAAAGTAAAGCGCTCGTTCCGCTTAATGAGATTGAAGGCTGGGACAAACTTATCGAAAAACGTAACATGACAGATACGATCAAGACCTGGAAATTCTCAGATGACAATCAATATGTCATGCCGATCTATTCGAATCCAATGCTGTTCGGTTGGAGAATCGATGTTTTAAAAGAACTAGGAGTTAACGAACCTCCGAAAACATACAGCGAAGTGATCGATGTAACGAAAAAACTAAAAGCGAAATACCCGGATAAATATTTGTGGGCGAAGGGTGACCTTGCAGATCCGACCGCTTGGAAGCGCTGGTTTGACTTCTTTATGCTGTATGACGCAGCATCAGGCGGCAACAATTTTATTGAAGGTGACAAGTTTGTCGCAAAAGATAAAGCTGGAGTAGAAGTTCTGAAATTTATGGATGATATTCGAAAAGAAGATGGTCTATTAACGAAGCAAGCGACTGATCCGTTCGAGAGTGCACTTGGTATCTTTACTGACCTTGGTCCATGGACGTTCAGCTATTGGGAAGAAAAGTTCCCTGAGATGGAGTACAACAAGAACTTTGCGCTATCTCTGCCTCCTGTTCCAGACGGACAGAGAACGAAAAATGTGAGCACGTTCGCTGATACGAAAGGGATCGCTGTGTACGCATCTGCTACAGAAGAAGAGCGTAAAGCTGCTATGAAGTTTATGAATTTCGTATATTCGAACCCAGAAAACGATCTGAAGTGGCTCGAAACGACGAAGCTTCCGCCAGCACGTGACGATCTTTCAAGCAATGAATCATTCAAAGCGTTCTTTGAAAAAAATCCGGAGCTGAAGCCGTATGCGGAAGCTGTTCCGAATGCGATTCCGGCGATTGACAATGCAAAATTCAATGAGCTTCAAACACATATTGGGCGTTTAGCCGTTAACCCTGTCGTGAAGGGAGAAGTCGATCCTGAAAAAGGCTGGAAAGAGATGAAAAAGGCCATAAAGGAGGAACTTAAGAAATGA
- a CDS encoding sugar ABC transporter permease, with translation MKKTNGTGWLFASPYLLYAVIFFAVPLLWSLYLSMTDWNLISPVYNFKGIDNFIEAVKHPGVQAAFFVTFKFMAAFVPMVIVSSTLVALVIHGLPRFKGLFLIGFFLPYLASGVVSSLIVKGLLSQNSAFNVFLRGIGIEIDWLSTPLSALLVVAAIIAWKFTGYYALILTAGFGSISKDVYEAAAIDGVSSSQRFWKITLPLLYPALFTVLILSIGVSFGIFTEVYQLTGGGPNYATNTWQMEIFKQAFTNLSAGYASAVAIIASIVTFAAILIIRKLLEMWGKRNGWV, from the coding sequence ATGAAGAAAACAAACGGGACGGGCTGGCTATTCGCCAGTCCTTACCTTTTATATGCGGTAATTTTTTTCGCGGTTCCGCTGCTCTGGTCACTTTATTTATCCATGACGGACTGGAACTTGATCTCTCCGGTTTACAACTTTAAAGGGATTGATAATTTTATAGAAGCGGTGAAACATCCAGGTGTTCAAGCTGCATTTTTCGTAACATTCAAGTTTATGGCAGCTTTTGTTCCGATGGTTATCGTCTCTTCAACATTGGTGGCGCTCGTGATCCATGGACTTCCAAGATTTAAAGGACTGTTTTTGATTGGATTCTTCCTTCCGTATTTGGCGTCAGGCGTTGTTTCTTCCTTAATCGTAAAAGGGCTATTATCACAAAATAGTGCATTTAACGTCTTCTTACGCGGAATCGGTATTGAGATCGACTGGCTGAGTACGCCACTTTCGGCGTTATTGGTCGTTGCGGCGATCATTGCGTGGAAATTCACCGGTTACTACGCGCTCATTCTGACAGCTGGCTTTGGGAGCATCAGTAAAGATGTGTATGAAGCAGCCGCGATCGATGGTGTTTCTTCTTCACAACGTTTTTGGAAAATAACGTTACCGCTGTTGTATCCAGCACTTTTTACCGTATTGATTTTATCAATCGGTGTATCTTTCGGGATTTTCACAGAGGTTTACCAGTTAACTGGCGGGGGTCCGAACTATGCAACAAACACGTGGCAGATGGAGATCTTTAAACAAGCGTTTACAAACTTGAGTGCAGGTTATGCGTCAGCTGTTGCCATTATTGCTTCGATCGTGACGTTCGCTGCAATTTTAATCATCAGAAAACTACTAGAGATGTGGGGGAAACGTAATGGTTGGGTCTAA
- a CDS encoding carbohydrate ABC transporter permease, producing the protein MVGSKKNLTFRYIIAFALLIVMVFPYLYMVMNSFADWTQVDKKMVPTDFTLRSYEWLFSGGEAGVARPWLHAFLNSVIVSTISTGLMMATGAMVAFALAKMNFRGRNFINNAVLFQMFFPAIILLIPTFLIVQNAGLYDTYMAMILPKALSLWAVFMYTNFFRAIPDTFIEAAKLDGASNFQILYKIVLPMSKSITTVVFLFLFMERWTELLWDMIVVRSDSMLTLNVLLSQMFGPYGGYPGPMYAASVLLTVPIIILFLCFSKQFKEGMQFTLK; encoded by the coding sequence ATGGTTGGGTCTAAGAAAAATTTAACTTTTCGCTATATCATCGCATTCGCGCTGCTTATCGTTATGGTTTTTCCGTATCTCTACATGGTTATGAACTCGTTCGCCGACTGGACGCAAGTGGATAAAAAAATGGTGCCAACTGACTTCACACTTCGATCATATGAATGGCTGTTCTCTGGCGGGGAAGCTGGAGTCGCGAGACCTTGGCTTCACGCTTTCTTAAACAGTGTGATCGTGTCGACTATTTCGACCGGCCTTATGATGGCAACAGGGGCGATGGTCGCATTTGCACTTGCGAAAATGAACTTTCGCGGACGGAATTTCATCAACAATGCGGTATTGTTTCAAATGTTTTTCCCAGCGATCATCTTGCTGATCCCGACATTTTTAATCGTTCAGAACGCAGGGTTATATGACACATACATGGCGATGATTTTGCCAAAAGCATTGAGTTTATGGGCTGTATTCATGTATACGAACTTTTTCAGGGCGATTCCGGACACCTTCATTGAAGCAGCAAAGCTTGATGGTGCATCAAACTTTCAAATTTTATATAAAATCGTGCTTCCGATGTCAAAATCAATCACGACCGTCGTTTTCCTATTTCTATTCATGGAAAGATGGACGGAATTATTGTGGGATATGATCGTCGTTCGAAGTGACAGCATGCTGACGCTGAACGTTTTATTATCGCAAATGTTCGGTCCTTATGGCGGATACCCTGGCCCGATGTACGCTGCATCCGTCTTGCTTACGGTTCCGATCATCATCTTATTCTTATGTTTTTCTAAACAATTTAAAGAAGGCATGCAATTCACGCTTAAATAG
- a CDS encoding DUF1861 family protein has translation MTKTCAVLVEEFLEKSQPVNPTKLKFTGVSERDVYNITAPFEDDGETIIAGRVESRDSEHSEVYFFVNRDGVWTPREGAPVLELQDPFVTRIAGELVLGGVEIFPHPTNAGLLSWRTAFYKGTSISELKPFFKGPDGMKDLRIAELKDGSVAVLTRPQGEKGGRGKIGFVRVSSLDKVSVEIVEAAPLLEGQFAEGEWGGANELHILDNGMIGVLGHIACFDEEENRHYYPMVFLLNPETGEHSEIQLIAIRGDFLQGVSKRPDLVDVVFSGGLVRKEDGTADFYAGISDAEAHRITISDPFNQFEK, from the coding sequence ATGACTAAAACTTGTGCGGTATTAGTGGAAGAATTTTTGGAGAAAAGTCAGCCGGTAAACCCAACAAAATTGAAGTTTACAGGTGTCAGTGAACGAGATGTTTATAACATTACAGCTCCGTTTGAAGATGACGGCGAAACCATCATCGCTGGGCGCGTGGAATCACGTGACTCAGAACATTCAGAAGTGTACTTTTTCGTGAACCGAGATGGCGTTTGGACACCGAGAGAGGGTGCTCCTGTTCTGGAACTGCAGGACCCGTTTGTGACTCGGATTGCTGGAGAACTAGTCCTTGGCGGTGTTGAGATTTTTCCGCACCCGACGAACGCAGGTTTACTCAGCTGGCGTACGGCTTTTTATAAAGGAACATCCATTTCAGAACTGAAACCGTTTTTCAAAGGACCGGACGGGATGAAGGATCTTCGGATTGCTGAGTTAAAAGACGGAAGTGTCGCTGTGCTGACACGACCTCAAGGCGAAAAAGGCGGCCGCGGTAAAATCGGTTTTGTACGAGTTTCTTCATTAGATAAGGTGAGTGTGGAAATCGTTGAGGCTGCACCGTTATTGGAAGGTCAGTTTGCAGAGGGTGAATGGGGCGGCGCAAATGAGCTGCACATTTTAGACAACGGAATGATCGGTGTTCTTGGTCACATCGCTTGCTTTGATGAGGAAGAAAATCGTCATTATTATCCGATGGTATTTTTGCTAAATCCGGAGACCGGCGAGCACTCGGAAATTCAGTTGATTGCGATACGCGGCGATTTTTTACAAGGAGTCTCGAAACGACCGGATTTAGTAGATGTCGTTTTTAGCGGCGGACTTGTTCGTAAAGAAGACGGAACTGCAGATTTTTATGCGGGAATCAGTGATGCTGAAGCACATAGAATCACAATTTCCGATCCGTTTAACCAATTTGAAAAATAA
- a CDS encoding glycoside hydrolase family 130 protein: MNVYRYEENPLVTPADVKPHRDDFEVIGAFNAGIAKFEDEVIMLLRVAERPISDDQNVVKAPVYNHESHELEIHEFNLDDEQYDFSDPRVICEKKNGKSFSYLTSLSYIRLARSKDGRNFTIEDEPFIYPSNELETFGIEDPRVTQMGDTYYIYYSAVSPSGVGESLVSTKDFVNVDHHGMIFCPENKDVLIFPEKMNGNYYALHRPVPKSTGRPEIWIAESTNLMHWGNHKHLIGLREGMWDNGRIGGGAVPIKTEKGWLELYHGASKEDRYCMGAVLLDLENPSKVIARSEKPVLEPEADYEVEGFFGNVVFSCGVLVEGDVVKMYYGVADTSMACAELSLQEILDSLTYL; encoded by the coding sequence ATGAATGTGTATCGATATGAAGAAAACCCTCTCGTTACGCCTGCTGACGTAAAACCGCATCGTGACGATTTTGAAGTAATCGGCGCCTTCAATGCCGGGATCGCCAAATTTGAAGATGAAGTAATCATGCTTTTGCGCGTTGCTGAACGTCCGATCAGCGATGACCAGAACGTAGTAAAAGCGCCTGTTTATAACCATGAATCCCATGAACTGGAGATTCATGAGTTTAACTTGGACGACGAACAGTACGATTTTTCCGATCCGCGCGTGATTTGTGAAAAGAAAAATGGCAAAAGCTTTTCTTATTTAACTTCCCTTTCGTATATTCGTCTCGCTCGCAGCAAGGACGGACGCAACTTCACGATAGAAGATGAGCCGTTTATTTATCCTTCGAACGAACTTGAGACTTTCGGTATCGAGGATCCGCGGGTTACACAAATGGGTGACACATATTATATTTATTACAGCGCGGTTTCCCCGTCTGGCGTTGGCGAATCGCTCGTTTCGACGAAGGATTTTGTAAACGTGGATCACCATGGGATGATCTTTTGTCCCGAAAACAAAGATGTGTTAATTTTTCCTGAAAAAATGAACGGAAACTATTATGCGCTTCACCGTCCTGTTCCAAAAAGCACCGGCAGACCGGAAATCTGGATCGCTGAATCCACGAATCTCATGCACTGGGGCAATCACAAGCACCTGATCGGATTGCGTGAAGGAATGTGGGATAACGGGAGAATCGGCGGCGGGGCAGTTCCGATCAAGACAGAAAAAGGCTGGCTGGAGCTGTATCACGGCGCTTCAAAAGAAGACCGCTATTGCATGGGCGCTGTTTTGCTAGATTTAGAGAATCCGTCAAAAGTGATTGCTAGATCAGAAAAACCAGTACTCGAGCCGGAAGCCGATTATGAAGTAGAAGGATTCTTCGGCAATGTCGTCTTTTCTTGCGGTGTTTTAGTCGAAGGAGACGTCGTGAAAATGTATTACGGCGTTGCAGACACCTCAATGGCGTGCGCTGAACTCAGTTTACAGGAGATTTTGGACTCATTGACGTATTTATAG
- a CDS encoding ROK family protein, whose amino-acid sequence MILGAIEAGGTKFVCGIGNEHGEITERITIPTTTPEETLSNVIDFFKEKPIAALGVGSFGPVDLNPDSATYGFITSTPKKNWNYYNLVGELRKHINVPIGFDTDVNAAALGEMEWGAAKGLDSCLYMTVGTGIGVGAITEGKLIHGMLHPEMGHILVRRHEDDLFNGSCPFHGDCLEGMAAGPAIEARWGQKGTELATNQKVWELEAYYLAQALVNYILVLSPKRLILGGGVMKQAHLFPLIRENVVNLLNGYIQHENILENIDDYIVPPDLGDQAGLCGAIALARKYINI is encoded by the coding sequence ATGATCTTAGGCGCAATTGAAGCAGGAGGCACAAAATTCGTATGCGGAATCGGTAATGAACACGGGGAAATCACCGAAAGAATTACTATTCCAACTACCACACCTGAAGAAACACTCAGTAACGTCATCGACTTTTTTAAAGAAAAGCCCATCGCCGCACTTGGTGTTGGATCATTTGGTCCGGTTGATCTCAATCCGGACAGCGCAACATACGGGTTTATCACAAGCACGCCGAAAAAGAACTGGAATTACTATAATCTTGTTGGTGAGCTCAGAAAACATATCAACGTTCCGATCGGATTCGATACCGATGTAAACGCGGCAGCTCTTGGTGAGATGGAATGGGGAGCGGCGAAAGGCCTTGATAGCTGCCTTTACATGACGGTCGGTACGGGAATCGGTGTTGGCGCGATAACGGAAGGCAAGCTCATACACGGAATGCTTCACCCTGAGATGGGACATATCCTCGTTCGCCGTCATGAGGATGATTTGTTTAACGGAAGCTGTCCTTTTCACGGGGATTGCCTGGAAGGAATGGCAGCAGGGCCGGCAATTGAAGCAAGATGGGGGCAAAAGGGGACGGAATTAGCCACGAACCAGAAAGTTTGGGAACTCGAGGCCTATTACCTCGCGCAAGCGCTCGTAAACTATATTTTGGTGCTTTCTCCAAAACGTCTTATTTTAGGCGGAGGAGTCATGAAACAAGCACACCTTTTCCCGTTAATAAGAGAAAATGTAGTTAATTTATTAAATGGATATATCCAGCATGAGAACATCCTCGAAAATATCGACGACTACATTGTACCGCCGGATTTAGGAGATCAAGCAGGATTATGCGGAGCCATAGCACTTGCTAGAAAATATATTAATATATAA
- a CDS encoding sugar phosphate isomerase/epimerase family protein: MMMLTGFGDEVSSELGVQLDVLEAEGIKHLDLRGVWGKNVIELTEQEWSIIKKEIGRRGFQVSCIASPIGKIDIREDFSSQLKELDQVISLAKDFNTPYIRVFSFFIPKEDDPYIYRDEVISRTRDMVKKAEQANVTLLHENEKGIYGDDAERCLDLLKTVESANFRAVFDMANFVQCGVKPYTDAYPILQPYIEYVHIKDAQFSNGKVVPAGYGDGEIEELIGKLKSEGYDGFLSLEHHLAPEGEFAGYNGSQLFRQAAQALRNILSKVQV; this comes from the coding sequence ATGATGATGTTAACAGGCTTTGGAGATGAAGTTTCTTCAGAGCTAGGAGTACAGCTAGACGTACTGGAAGCAGAGGGCATTAAGCATTTGGATCTTCGCGGTGTGTGGGGTAAGAATGTAATTGAACTAACAGAGCAAGAATGGTCAATCATCAAAAAAGAAATCGGCAGAAGAGGTTTTCAAGTCTCCTGCATCGCGTCACCGATCGGAAAAATAGACATTCGTGAGGACTTTTCTTCACAGTTGAAAGAATTAGATCAAGTAATCAGTCTGGCAAAAGATTTTAACACCCCGTACATTCGCGTTTTTTCTTTTTTTATTCCAAAAGAAGACGATCCTTACATCTACAGAGATGAAGTGATCAGCCGGACAAGAGACATGGTGAAGAAGGCAGAACAAGCAAACGTCACCTTGCTTCATGAAAATGAGAAAGGGATATATGGTGATGATGCAGAGCGCTGTTTAGACCTTCTAAAAACCGTTGAATCTGCAAACTTCCGGGCTGTTTTTGATATGGCCAATTTTGTTCAATGCGGGGTAAAGCCCTATACCGACGCTTATCCCATCCTGCAACCCTATATTGAATATGTGCATATAAAAGATGCGCAATTTAGTAACGGAAAAGTGGTGCCTGCAGGCTATGGAGACGGTGAGATTGAAGAATTGATAGGCAAATTGAAAAGCGAAGGTTATGACGGCTTTTTATCATTGGAACATCATTTAGCTCCTGAAGGTGAATTCGCTGGGTACAATGGGTCACAGCTTTTCCGGCAGGCAGCTCAAGCTTTAAGAAATATCTTATCAAAAGTCCAAGTGTAA
- a CDS encoding Gfo/Idh/MocA family oxidoreductase, giving the protein MTTEFRFGIIGCGVISHTHAEEISKIKGAKLVAVADVVEDCAKSVAQTYGVDWYSDYLELLKRDDIDIVNILTPSGMRAEVVIEAARHGKHIIAEKPIDVTYEKATSMIQACRDAGVKLAVISQHRFDMSTVKVKKSIEEGKFGRLVLGECAVNWYRTQGYYDSGAWRGTWAMDGGGALMNQSIHTIDLLQYLVGPVDSVFAHTATLAHERIEVEDVAVSTVKFKNGALGTIVGTTSAFPGLSARLEVFGTNGSAVIEHDKLTHLFVKSKDPEEQINNLAEKDLDAHDPSTVFGYAHRLQIEDMMHAIREDREPLVNGEEGLKPLEIILAIYESAKTGKEIKLPYKTVEANR; this is encoded by the coding sequence ATGACAACAGAGTTTCGATTTGGCATTATTGGATGTGGCGTGATCAGCCATACTCATGCAGAGGAGATCAGTAAAATTAAGGGAGCGAAGCTGGTAGCTGTAGCCGATGTGGTCGAAGATTGTGCGAAATCAGTAGCCCAAACCTATGGTGTTGATTGGTATTCGGATTACCTCGAGCTTCTTAAAAGAGATGACATCGATATTGTGAACATCTTAACGCCCAGCGGCATGCGAGCAGAGGTCGTCATTGAAGCTGCACGGCACGGGAAACACATTATTGCTGAAAAGCCGATCGATGTGACATATGAAAAAGCAACCTCAATGATTCAAGCATGCAGGGATGCTGGTGTGAAGCTTGCCGTTATCTCGCAGCATCGATTCGATATGTCAACGGTAAAAGTAAAGAAGAGTATTGAGGAAGGTAAGTTTGGGCGCTTAGTGCTCGGGGAGTGTGCTGTAAATTGGTACCGGACACAAGGGTATTACGACAGTGGCGCTTGGCGGGGAACGTGGGCGATGGATGGAGGGGGAGCGTTGATGAACCAGTCAATCCATACGATTGACTTGCTTCAATATTTGGTTGGTCCAGTTGACAGCGTTTTTGCTCACACGGCAACCCTCGCACATGAACGTATTGAAGTAGAAGATGTAGCGGTTTCGACGGTAAAATTCAAAAACGGTGCGCTAGGAACGATTGTCGGTACTACAAGTGCGTTTCCTGGACTTTCTGCTCGTCTCGAAGTTTTTGGTACAAACGGTTCAGCCGTTATAGAGCACGATAAACTCACTCATTTATTTGTAAAATCGAAGGATCCAGAAGAACAAATCAACAATTTAGCTGAAAAAGATTTAGACGCACATGATCCATCAACTGTTTTTGGCTATGCACATCGTTTGCAGATCGAAGACATGATGCATGCAATACGTGAAGATAGAGAACCTCTTGTAAACGGAGAAGAAGGTTTAAAACCACTCGAGATTATACTGGCTATTTATGAATCTGCTAAAACAGGAAAAGAAATCAAACTGCCTTATAAAACAGTGGAGGCAAACCGCTAA
- a CDS encoding sugar phosphate isomerase/epimerase, which produces MIEKFGVQLYTLRNEIEQDLFGVLKDLKKMGWSSVQISALPPKYDPLNVAQTLNELGLKAAGMHVSIDRMENDIGNVIKEARLYDTRDIVFPYMTEEMRAVEGYEHVKQVLNQIAKKHKDIRVSYHNHDFEFNTLINGQSALEYILDPAEQNRVLAEIDVYWIKKAGKDPLSFISQYANRMPIIHLKDMTNDEQETFAALGTGSIDFKPIIDWGEKSGIEWYIVEQDECPGDPFDSLQTSYEYIQRLLAK; this is translated from the coding sequence ATGATAGAAAAGTTTGGAGTACAGCTTTATACACTTCGTAATGAGATTGAGCAAGATTTGTTCGGCGTTTTAAAAGACCTGAAAAAAATGGGGTGGAGCAGTGTTCAAATATCTGCCCTTCCCCCAAAATATGATCCTCTTAATGTTGCTCAAACGTTGAATGAATTAGGACTAAAAGCAGCGGGCATGCACGTTTCGATCGATCGAATGGAAAATGACATAGGGAATGTTATTAAGGAAGCAAGGCTTTATGATACAAGAGATATTGTTTTTCCTTATATGACGGAAGAGATGCGGGCAGTTGAAGGGTATGAGCATGTGAAACAAGTACTTAACCAAATAGCGAAAAAGCATAAGGATATTCGGGTCAGCTATCATAACCATGATTTTGAATTTAACACGCTCATCAATGGACAATCAGCGCTGGAATATATACTAGATCCAGCAGAACAGAATCGTGTGTTAGCAGAGATCGATGTGTATTGGATCAAAAAAGCAGGAAAAGATCCATTGTCTTTTATCAGTCAATATGCGAACCGGATGCCGATTATTCATTTAAAAGATATGACGAATGATGAGCAAGAGACATTTGCGGCACTTGGGACAGGATCAATAGATTTTAAGCCGATCATCGATTGGGGAGAAAAATCAGGGATTGAATGGTATATAGTGGAGCAGGATGAGTGTCCAGGGGATCCGTTTGATAGTTTACAAACAAGTTACGAATATATTCAGAGGTTGTTAGCTAAATAG
- a CDS encoding LacI family DNA-binding transcriptional regulator, translated as MVTLKDVAKRAGVSVSTASYSMNGSPLITPYTKQKVLDAAKEIGYRTNGLAKNLKENKTNIIGLFLSGFTGPFFTDMMEGIQDVVIQNGYEFVVYASDDTHRLLVERYVDGAIILNYHMEDEFLESLANEKLPCVVLDRELQNEHIHPVLLPNELGSKMAVDHLIKKGHRTIGYMAGSEESYDGEARLKGFKEALEQHDLQFSSEKHLLRADFTESSGYTEMRDYISSEPRQIPTAFICANDEMAMGAVRAIQEMNVKVPGDIAIIGFDDIYVSQYFSPPLTTIKVPRKEWGITAAQTLFKMLGQPQESEPNPIQVEWMQRTSG; from the coding sequence TTGGTCACTTTAAAAGATGTTGCGAAACGCGCCGGTGTCAGCGTCTCAACCGCATCCTACTCAATGAACGGAAGCCCTCTTATTACGCCCTACACGAAGCAAAAAGTTCTCGATGCGGCGAAGGAGATCGGGTATCGCACGAACGGGCTGGCCAAAAACCTGAAAGAAAACAAAACGAACATCATCGGATTGTTTTTGAGCGGTTTTACAGGTCCATTTTTCACCGACATGATGGAGGGCATTCAGGATGTCGTCATTCAAAACGGGTACGAGTTTGTTGTGTACGCATCAGATGACACGCATCGGCTCCTCGTTGAGCGGTATGTAGATGGCGCAATCATCCTCAATTACCACATGGAAGATGAATTTCTGGAATCACTCGCGAACGAGAAACTTCCTTGTGTTGTGCTAGATCGCGAACTTCAGAACGAGCACATCCATCCTGTGCTCTTGCCGAATGAGTTGGGCTCCAAGATGGCGGTCGATCACCTCATCAAAAAAGGACACCGAACGATCGGCTACATGGCGGGTTCCGAGGAGTCATACGATGGCGAGGCTCGGTTAAAAGGCTTCAAAGAGGCGCTCGAACAACACGATCTCCAATTTTCATCCGAAAAACACCTGCTACGCGCTGATTTTACCGAGTCGAGCGGATACACCGAGATGCGCGACTACATAAGCAGCGAGCCACGCCAGATTCCGACAGCATTTATTTGTGCCAACGATGAGATGGCGATGGGGGCGGTCAGAGCCATTCAAGAAATGAATGTAAAGGTGCCCGGCGATATTGCGATCATCGGATTTGACGATATTTACGTTTCGCAGTATTTCAGCCCTCCACTAACGACGATCAAGGTACCTCGAAAAGAATGGGGAATTACTGCTGCACAAACTTTGTTTAAAATGCTCGGTCAGCCTCAGGAATCCGAACCAAATCCGATCCAAGTGGAATGGATGCAGCGGACTTCCGGGTGA